One uncultured Fusobacterium sp. DNA window includes the following coding sequences:
- a CDS encoding FAD-dependent oxidoreductase, which produces MKVVIVGGVAAGTKVAAKLKRENRDHEVIILTKSKEISYAGCGLPYYVGNIIKDKAQLIVNTPEKFSKLTGAQVFTETEVVGLDRENKSVKAIDLKTNEEVTFSYDKLVIATGASPVKPPIEGIDLPGVYFMRTPEDAINLRADIEAGKIKRAAVIGAGYIGLEVAENMALQGVKVSVIEMAPNILTGFDKEFAEYAENKLADHGIMAFTGTKLEAILGEGKVEKIQTSRRAMKVDAVIMSVGIRPNTAFLADTGIELMPNGAVKVNEYFETNDANIYSAGDCAMVKNILTGAPTWSPMGSSANIEGRILAQNINGKRIAYRGVVGTAVAKLLPNLNVGRTGLTEVAAKEAGFNPISVVTVVDDKAHYYAGASNFMIKLIVDRDSLKVLGVQVIGAGAVDKVVDVVVTAMSMGATLHNLEDLDLAYAPPFSTAIHPLVHTVNVLFNKINGNYETITPAEYAAGADEGYKVIDACLVPSIEGAPYVDLPTVNGPLDGYAKDDKILLICNKGKRAYMVQNRLKYYGHTNVKVLEGGNLFNTIKENN; this is translated from the coding sequence ATGAAAGTAGTAATTGTTGGTGGAGTAGCTGCTGGAACTAAAGTTGCTGCAAAATTAAAAAGAGAAAATCGTGATCACGAAGTGATTATTTTAACTAAAAGTAAAGAAATATCTTATGCTGGATGTGGATTACCATATTATGTAGGAAATATTATAAAAGATAAAGCTCAACTTATTGTTAATACACCAGAAAAATTTTCAAAATTAACAGGAGCACAAGTTTTTACAGAAACTGAAGTAGTTGGACTAGATAGAGAAAATAAAAGTGTTAAAGCTATAGATTTAAAAACAAATGAGGAAGTAACATTCTCATATGATAAATTAGTAATTGCTACTGGAGCAAGTCCAGTAAAACCACCTATTGAAGGAATAGATCTTCCAGGAGTGTATTTTATGAGAACTCCAGAGGATGCTATTAATTTAAGAGCTGATATTGAAGCTGGAAAAATTAAAAGAGCTGCTGTTATTGGAGCTGGATATATAGGACTAGAAGTAGCAGAAAATATGGCTCTTCAAGGAGTAAAAGTATCTGTTATTGAAATGGCTCCAAATATTCTTACAGGATTTGACAAAGAATTTGCTGAATATGCTGAAAATAAACTTGCTGATCATGGAATAATGGCATTCACAGGAACAAAATTAGAAGCTATTCTTGGAGAAGGAAAAGTAGAAAAAATTCAAACATCTAGAAGAGCAATGAAAGTTGATGCTGTAATTATGTCTGTTGGAATTCGTCCTAACACAGCTTTCTTAGCTGATACTGGTATTGAATTAATGCCTAATGGAGCTGTAAAAGTAAATGAATATTTTGAAACAAATGATGCTAACATCTACTCTGCTGGAGACTGTGCAATGGTTAAAAATATTCTAACTGGAGCACCTACTTGGTCACCAATGGGATCTTCTGCAAATATAGAAGGACGTATTTTAGCTCAAAATATCAATGGAAAAAGAATAGCTTATAGAGGAGTTGTAGGAACTGCTGTTGCAAAACTTCTTCCTAATTTAAATGTAGGTAGAACAGGACTTACTGAAGTTGCTGCTAAAGAAGCTGGATTTAATCCTATCAGTGTTGTTACTGTTGTAGATGATAAAGCTCACTACTATGCTGGAGCATCAAACTTTATGATAAAACTTATAGTTGATAGAGATAGCTTAAAAGTTTTAGGAGTACAAGTAATTGGAGCTGGAGCAGTGGATAAAGTTGTAGATGTAGTTGTAACTGCAATGTCTATGGGAGCTACTCTTCACAACTTAGAAGATTTAGATCTTGCATATGCACCACCATTCTCAACTGCAATTCATCCATTAGTACATACAGTTAATGTATTATTTAATAAAATAAACGGAAACTATGAAACAATAACTCCAGCAGAATATGCTGCAGGTGCTGATGAAGGATACAAAGTTATTGATGCTTGTTTAGTTCCATCTATTGAAGGAGCTCCATATGTTGATCTACCAACTGTAAATGGACCTTTAGATGGATATGCTAAAGATGATAAAATTCTTTTAATCTGTAACAAAGGTAAAAGAGCTTATATGGTTCAAAACCGTCTAAAATACTATGGACACACAAATGTTAAAGTATTAGAAGGTGGAAATCTATTTAATACAATTAAAGAAAATAATTAA